A single region of the Brassica rapa cultivar Chiifu-401-42 chromosome A03, CAAS_Brap_v3.01, whole genome shotgun sequence genome encodes:
- the LOC103855742 gene encoding uncharacterized protein LOC103855742, which yields MAEDESLYCEQHLIKPLNPISSMVVIRESPIFAKGDRLVFPPVNHENLQLASSVSVSEFDNRYLESPSSESESPSSSSRGSASSSSFSLSPSDSDGQPPLSPCEFYQKLPSETTEEKSDSDGQSPPLTGSKRGGESPPPRKVLYREADDVLRHWWELLLVRAYSKLKNVLAWFSTTLRPFYPVLAVAIWWWMRVRVRRRRVNGETTGQLRDVIKERDERIVQLLQQIAQMNELLIKHHTEMVSRR from the exons ATGGCAGAAGATGAATCTCTTTACTGTGAGCAACACCTGATTAAGCCATTGAATCCTATTTCGTCAATGGTTGTCATCAGAGAATCGCCAATTTTCGCCAAGGGCGACCGTCTCGTCTTCCCGCCGGTCAACCACGAGAATCTCCAGCTCGCTTCTTCCGTCTCCGTCTCCGAATTCGATAACAGATACCTCGAATCTCCATCGTCTGAATCCGAATCCCCGTCTTCTTCCTCGAGAGGCtctgcttcctcttcttccttttccCTGTCTCCTTCCGATTCAGACGGACAACCGCCGCTCTCTCCGTGTGAGTTTTACCAGAAGCTTCCGTCGGAAACAACCGAAGAAAAATCTGATTCAGACGGACAATCGCCGCCGTTGACAGGTTCGAAACGAGGCGGGGAATCTCCGCCGCCGAGGAAGGTCTTGTACCGTGAAGCTGATGACGTGCTCCGACATTGGTGGGAGCTTCTTCTTGTACGAGCGTACTCCAAGTTAAAGAATGTGTTGGCATGGTTCTCAACGACTCTCCGACCGTTTTATCCCGTCCTCGCCGTTGCTATCTGGTGGTGGATGCGTGTACGAGTTCGTCGGAGACGTGTCAATGGAGAAACCACGGGTCAACTTCGAGATGTGATCAAAGAGAGAGACGAG AGGATAGTTCAGCTTTTGCAGCAGATTGCTCAAATGAATGAGTTACTCATAAAACACCACACGGAGATGGTGTCAAGAAGATAa